A window from Dromaius novaehollandiae isolate bDroNov1 chromosome 1, bDroNov1.hap1, whole genome shotgun sequence encodes these proteins:
- the DNAJB13 gene encoding dnaJ homolog subfamily B member 13: MGQDYYAVLELGRGATDADIKKAYRTLALRNHPLKCKEPWAQERFRQLAEAYDVLSDPEKKGVYDKFGEEGLKGGIPLEFGTENSWTDGYVFHNNPYKVFKEFFGGDNPFAEFFAEDGSEPDMAFGGLRGRGVRKQDPPIERDLYLSLEDLFYGCTKKIKISRRVMNEDGQTTAIRDKILTIDVRPGWKQGTRVTFEKEGDQGPNIIPADITFIVQEKLHPRFKRADDNLIYVAAIPLGKALVGCTVDVKTLDGRLLNIPINDIVDPKYCKVVPGEGMPLCQDPARKGDLVIYFEIAFPKQLTPDKKKLLKNALLC, from the exons ATGGGGCAGGACTACTACGCCGTGCTGGAGCTCGGCCGCGGCGCCACGGACGCCGACATCAAGAAGGc CTACAGGACGCTGGCCTTGAGGAACCACCCGTTAAAATGCAAGGAGCCCTGGGCCCAGGAGCGGTTCCGGCAGCTGGCCGAAGCCTACGACGTGCTCAGCGACC CCGAGAAGAAAGGCGTCTACGACAAGTTCGGAGAAGAGGGCCTCAAAGGCGGGATCCCCCTGGAGTTCGGCACCGAGAACTCCTGGACCGACGGCTACGTGTTTCACAACAACCCCTACAAGGTCTTCAAGGAGTTCTTCGGCGGGGACAACCCCTTCGCTG AGTTCTTCGCCGAGGATGGCTCGGAGCCGGACATGGCCtttggggggctgcggggacggggcGTGAGGAAGCAGGACCCCCCCATCGAGCGGGATCTCTACCTCTCGCTCGAAGACCTCTTCTATGGCTGCACCAAGAAGATTAAGATCTCCCGCCGG gtGATGAATGAAGACGGTCAGACAACCGCCATCAGAGATAAAATACTGACGATCGACGTGCGGCCGGGCTGGAAGCAGGGCACCAGGGTCACCTTTGAGAAGGAGGGCGACCAG GGCCCAAACATCATTCCAGCCGACATCACCTTCATCGTCCAAGAGAAACTCCACCCCAGGTTTAAAAGAGCAGACGACAATCTCATTTACGTAGCCGCCATCCCCCTGGGAAAG GCGCTGGTCGGCTGCACAGTGGACGTGAAGACGCTGGACGGGCGGCTGCTCAACATCCCCATCAACGACATCGTGGA CCCCAAGTACTGTAAAGTCGTGCCAGGGGAGGGGATGCCGCTGTGCCAGGACCCCGCGCGCAAAGGCGATCTCGTCATCTATTTCGAAATCGCCTTTCCGAAGCAGCTCACGCCCGACAAGAAAAAGCTCTTGAAAAACGCCCTCCTGTGCTAG
- the LOC112989994 gene encoding dicarboxylate carrier SLC25A8-like isoform X1, with protein sequence MVGLQPSEVPPTAAVKLVGAGAAACVADLVTFPLDTAKVRLQIQGEAGGSAPAARYKGVFGTMATMVKTEGPGSLYSGLVAGLQRQLGFASVRIGLYDSVKQFYTRGSEHAGLGSRLLAGCTTGAMAVAVAQPTDVVKVRFQAQARARGPRRYQGTVDAYKTIAREEGVRGLWKGTAPNAARNAVVNCAELVTYDLVKEALLASHLMTDNLPCHFVAAFGAGFCATLVASPVDVVKTRYMNSVPGQYGSAGCCALVMLRREGPAAFYKGFTPSFLRLGSWNVVMFVTYEQLKRALMAARRSGEAPF encoded by the exons ATGGTTGGGCTCCAGCCCAGCGAGGTGCCCCCGACGGCCGCTGTGAAGCTcgtgggggccggcgcggccgcctgCGTCGCCGACCTTGTCACCTTCCCGCTGGACACGGCCAAAGTGCGGCTGCAG ATCCAGGGGGAAGCCGGGGGCAGCGCGCCGGCCGCCCGGTACAAGGGCGTCTTCGGCACCATGGCCACCATGGTGAAGACGGAGGGGCCCGGGAGCCTCTACAGCGGGCTGGTGGCGGGGCTCCAGCGCCAGCTGGGCTTCGCCTCCGTCCGCATCGGCCTCTACGACTCGGTGAAGCAGTTCTACACCCGAGGCTCCGAGC ACGCCGGGCTCGGGAGCCGGCTGCTCGCCGGCTGCACCACgggggccatggccgtggccgtcGCCCAGCCCACGGACGTGGTGAAGGTGCGCTTCCAAGCCCAGGCCCGCGCGCGGGGCCCCCGCCGCTACCAGGGCACCGTGGACGCCTACAAGACCATCGCCAGGGAGGAGGGAGTCCGCGGGCTGTGGAAAG GCACGGCCCCCAACGCGGCCCGCAACGCCGTCGTGAACTGCGCCGAGCTGGTCACCTACGACCTCGTCAAGGAGGCGCTGCTCGCGTCCCACCTGATGACGG ATAACCTGCCGTGCCACTTCGTCGCCGCCTTCGGGGCCGGCTTCTGCGCCACGCTGGTGGCCTCCCCCGTGGACGTGGTGAAGACGCGGTACATGAACTCCGTGCCAGGGCAGTACGGCAGCGCCGGGTGCTGCGCCCTCGTCATGCTCCGAAGGGAAGGGCCCGCCGCTTTCTACAAGGG GTTCACGCCCTCCTTCCTGCGCCTGGGCTCCTGGAACGTGGTGATGTTCGTGACCTACGAGCAGCTGAAACGGGCCCTGATGGCCGCCCGCCGCTCGGGGGAAGCCCCCTTCTGA
- the LOC112989994 gene encoding dicarboxylate carrier SLC25A8-like isoform X2: protein MVGLQPSEVPPTAAVKLVGAGAAACVADLVTFPLDTAKVRLQIQGEAGGSAPAARYKGVFGTMATMVKTEGPGSLYSGLVAGLQRQLGFASVRIGLYDSVKQFYTRGSEHAGLGSRLLAGCTTGAMAVAVAQPTDVVKVRFQAQARARGPRRYQGTVDAYKTIAREEGVRGLWKGTAPNAARNAVVNCAELVTYDLVKEALLASHLMTGESGSPPSVPPKRGTPSPRGLTGLRAADNLPCHFVAAFGAGFCATLVASPVDVVKTRYMNSVPGQYGSAGCCALVMLRREGPAAFYKGFTPSFLRLGSWNVVMFVTYEQLKRALMAARRSGEAPF from the exons ATGGTTGGGCTCCAGCCCAGCGAGGTGCCCCCGACGGCCGCTGTGAAGCTcgtgggggccggcgcggccgcctgCGTCGCCGACCTTGTCACCTTCCCGCTGGACACGGCCAAAGTGCGGCTGCAG ATCCAGGGGGAAGCCGGGGGCAGCGCGCCGGCCGCCCGGTACAAGGGCGTCTTCGGCACCATGGCCACCATGGTGAAGACGGAGGGGCCCGGGAGCCTCTACAGCGGGCTGGTGGCGGGGCTCCAGCGCCAGCTGGGCTTCGCCTCCGTCCGCATCGGCCTCTACGACTCGGTGAAGCAGTTCTACACCCGAGGCTCCGAGC ACGCCGGGCTCGGGAGCCGGCTGCTCGCCGGCTGCACCACgggggccatggccgtggccgtcGCCCAGCCCACGGACGTGGTGAAGGTGCGCTTCCAAGCCCAGGCCCGCGCGCGGGGCCCCCGCCGCTACCAGGGCACCGTGGACGCCTACAAGACCATCGCCAGGGAGGAGGGAGTCCGCGGGCTGTGGAAAG GCACGGCCCCCAACGCGGCCCGCAACGCCGTCGTGAACTGCGCCGAGCTGGTCACCTACGACCTCGTCAAGGAGGCGCTGCTCGCGTCCCACCTGATGACGGGTGAGTCGGGGTCTCCTCCGTCCGTCCCCCCCAAACGCGGCACCCCGAGCCCGCGCGGGCTCACGGGCCTCCGCGCCGCAGATAACCTGCCGTGCCACTTCGTCGCCGCCTTCGGGGCCGGCTTCTGCGCCACGCTGGTGGCCTCCCCCGTGGACGTGGTGAAGACGCGGTACATGAACTCCGTGCCAGGGCAGTACGGCAGCGCCGGGTGCTGCGCCCTCGTCATGCTCCGAAGGGAAGGGCCCGCCGCTTTCTACAAGGG GTTCACGCCCTCCTTCCTGCGCCTGGGCTCCTGGAACGTGGTGATGTTCGTGACCTACGAGCAGCTGAAACGGGCCCTGATGGCCGCCCGCCGCTCGGGGGAAGCCCCCTTCTGA